TGTTTGAATTGCCTATCCGTTCGGAACGGTTTAGGGTCGGGGGTGAGGATCAGTAGGGCCCACCAGGAATGAACTGTCGACCCGAAAGAAGCGTCTGCCTGACTGACATCAAAAGTCATTTGTTTGCGGGATTTGGCCGCAACCGGCGGCCTATCGGGTCTAGTCCGACAAATACTCAGAAATCGCCCGATCGAGACGCTCCATCTCCGGCGGCTTCAACTTGCCGGCAGTGCCGAGAATCCGGCTTTTCTTCAATCGACGGATGGCGGGAACGACGGCGTACCCCGCGCCCTTAAGACCGGTGGGACGGATCTCGAGCCGCAGCGGAGGAATCTCCGGAGCGCGCGAGGATAGTGGCACGGCCACCACGGAGTCGAGCGAAAGATTTTGAATCGAGTTCGAGACAATCACGGCCGGACGTCTTTTCCCCATTTCAGGGGGAGTTGCGTCGGTAAGATCCACCCAAATGACCGTCCCGCGTGTCATCGCTCTTTCTTAGGCCGTGACGGCGCTTTCTCCAAGGGAGCGGCCGCCCAAACATCCAACTCGAGGGACTCTCCCGGATTCTCGTTCAGAAACGCCGCGTATTCTTCGGCGGCGCGGGCCATCTTCTGACGGTGGATCTGGGCCTTCAATAGTTCCCGTACCAGCGACGTCAAAGTCTGATCCGGACGCTTGAAGGCTTCCAACTCTTGAAGTATAGGACCACCAACTTAACGGTAGTTGCCTTCATACTACCGTAGTATACCAGTTTCAAAATCAGGGCCTGTCATGGTATTCCTTCCACAGCACGGCTGAGACAGCGAAGGGCTTCCATCGAGTGACCGGACGGGAACGACATGGAATCCGATCCGTTTGGACGCATGCGGCTCGTGGCGAGTTTCAAACCTTGCATGATTTCTGAATCAACACATTTTATTCCATCTCATGCTCCATGAATTTGCGGCGGCACGGCAGTGGAAAAGACACCTCGCGTGGTTGAACGGCTGTACGGTAGAGATACGCCTTCAGATATGGAGCCGGGCGTTGGCGAAAGCAGAAAGGAACAGCCCGTGTTCGCGCGCGGGATGGTAGGATACGTTTCGCCGAGTTACACTGGTTTGAA
The Terriglobia bacterium genome window above contains:
- a CDS encoding type II toxin-antitoxin system PemK/MazF family toxin, with the protein product MTRGTVIWVDLTDATPPEMGKRRPAVIVSNSIQNLSLDSVVAVPLSSRAPEIPPLRLEIRPTGLKGAGYAVVPAIRRLKKSRILGTAGKLKPPEMERLDRAISEYLSD